A single genomic interval of Paenibacillus macerans harbors:
- a CDS encoding zinc-binding alcohol dehydrogenase family protein — MAKEMMKAVGFYKYLPINDPESLLDVEIEKPVPGGKDLLVKVKAISVNPVDVKVRSPKNRTEQTPRVIGWDVAGIVEQVGPETTLFQPGDEVYYAGSIVRAGGNSEFHLVDERIVGRKPASLGFAEAAALPLTGITAWEGLFHRLGISPNAGDNAGKSLLVIGAAGGVGSIATQLAKLAGLTVIGTASRPESADWAKQMGADHIINHYEAFVPQFQKIGIKHADYIFCLNSTEKHWGNMAEAIAPQGKICSIVETDELLNLTLLQDKSATFVWELMFTRPMFQTEDMIEQHKLLSELSRLVDKGKIRTTIAEKLEPINAANLRQAHAMVETGRTIGKIVLENFS, encoded by the coding sequence ATGGCTAAAGAAATGATGAAAGCGGTAGGGTTCTATAAGTATTTACCGATTAACGATCCGGAAAGTCTGCTGGATGTGGAAATTGAAAAGCCGGTGCCGGGCGGCAAAGATTTGCTGGTAAAAGTCAAAGCGATCTCCGTAAACCCGGTAGACGTTAAGGTGCGTTCCCCCAAAAACCGTACCGAACAAACGCCGCGCGTAATCGGCTGGGATGTCGCCGGGATTGTGGAGCAAGTTGGTCCGGAAACGACGTTGTTTCAGCCTGGCGATGAAGTGTATTATGCCGGGAGCATCGTCCGGGCCGGGGGAAACAGCGAATTCCACCTTGTGGATGAACGGATCGTCGGACGCAAGCCGGCATCGCTAGGATTTGCCGAGGCGGCGGCTCTGCCTTTGACCGGGATTACCGCCTGGGAGGGCCTGTTCCACCGGCTTGGCATCTCCCCAAACGCCGGCGATAACGCCGGCAAATCGCTGCTCGTCATCGGCGCTGCCGGAGGCGTCGGCTCCATCGCCACGCAGTTGGCCAAACTCGCCGGGTTGACGGTCATCGGCACCGCTTCGCGGCCCGAGTCCGCCGATTGGGCCAAACAAATGGGAGCCGATCACATTATCAATCATTATGAAGCGTTTGTTCCGCAGTTCCAAAAGATCGGCATTAAGCACGCGGATTACATCTTCTGCCTGAATAGCACGGAAAAGCATTGGGGAAACATGGCGGAAGCGATCGCCCCGCAAGGAAAAATCTGCTCGATCGTGGAAACCGATGAGCTGCTGAATTTGACGCTCCTGCAGGATAAAAGCGCAACGTTCGTCTGGGAGCTGATGTTTACCCGCCCGATGTTTCAAACGGAAGACATGATCGAACAGCATAAGCTGCTAAGCGAGTTGTCCCGGCTCGTGGATAAGGGCAAAATTCGTACAACGATAGCTGAAAAGCTGGAACCGATCAATGCCGCCAACTTGCGCCAAGCTCACGCCATGGTGGAAACAGGCCGGACCATCGGCAAAATCGTTCTAGAGAACTTTAGTTGA
- a CDS encoding winged helix-turn-helix transcriptional regulator, translated as MRDRKSGYGACPNEEGCPVEYTLDVIGGKWKGLLLYHLINGPIRFNEFRRICPTITQRMLTLQLRELEQDGIVHREVYHQVPPKVEYSLTEFGQTLVPIILKMKEWGETYKSQKPLPKSAEVQS; from the coding sequence ATGCGCGATCGCAAAAGCGGCTACGGTGCCTGTCCTAATGAAGAAGGCTGCCCGGTCGAATATACGCTGGACGTCATCGGCGGCAAGTGGAAAGGCTTGCTGCTGTATCATTTAATCAACGGACCGATCCGGTTCAATGAATTCCGGCGGATTTGCCCGACAATCACCCAACGGATGCTGACGCTGCAGCTCAGAGAACTGGAGCAGGACGGCATCGTTCACCGCGAGGTTTATCATCAAGTGCCCCCGAAGGTGGAATATTCGTTAACCGAATTCGGCCAGACCCTGGTCCCGATCATTCTAAAAATGAAGGAATGGGGCGAAACCTACAAAAGCCAGAAGCCGCTCCCGAAATCGGCGGAGGTACAGTCCTAG